The genome window TATTGTCAGTAGGGTGGTGCTCCCATTCAGAGACCAGGACGTGAAGTCAGTGTCTTGCACGTTGCCTGTTTTGGCTTCTTTTTAATTCAGTGGCAACTAGAAGACACTTTAGAAGAGCACAGTCTTCTGCTAATGCAAAACCATTACCCAACATGTAAAGTTACTGCCTCTGATACTGTTGAAATTTGTtattacacaaaataaaaaaagaatggtGCACCGTTTAATTGCTAATATGTCAAAATTGCTGGACTTTCTCATCAGCACAGGAATGAAACATGacagttaaaagaaaatgaGCTCAGAAGATCAAGATTGGGATCACAGCTCTGTCAACATTGTTTATAATTTTTTCGAGACATCTGTACATGCAGACAGGGATGTAAACAACTTCCATCCAGCTTTGATGGTGGAGACAGTGAGCAGCAGATGGCGGTGGCCTTATTTCAACTTTGGTCTCTTTCTGTTGCTGCTTGAAGAGTCTGCCACATCCACAGGCTAAAGGAAGCAAGCGAGAATGACTGttcagacaaaccaaacactgcaaATGTATATCAATAGTTATATAtatcaattttttttcaaattcttgGTCTTCTGCGTGATATAAAAGACAGTTTTCCCTGCTTTATGACTTCTTAACATGATTGGTCCAAATGTTTCGAGGTGAGTTTTGATTTCCAGTTATAGCAATAATTATAGCTGTACTGTGGGTTCACCTGCTCCCTCTTTCTAGTAACTCTGAAGAAGTCCTCCATGCGAGTCTGCCTGCTACGTCCCGCTGCcttctccttttccctctcctcccGCTTACATTCTCGTATCTGACGGAACTTCTCCATCCGTCGACGGACCCTGTCCTCCCTAAAAAATgccaacataaaacataaatagagTCAGAACTAGCTTTGAAAGAGGCAGAGAATTACGTGAAATAAAAGACGGACTGGCTTTAGCAAAAATTCAGCCATGAGTACATACTTGCCACGTTTGCTTTGACAGAAGAACTGAACCAAGGCTTCTTCATCTGGCTCAGTCCAGATGAGTTCAGGAGCTTCGATTTGTGGTTGATCCAAGAATAACTTCCGTGCTTCTTTGTACTTCCAGAAATGTGGCACTGGATGGGTCTGAAGGACAGCAGATATTCGTATCTTATTAGGATcttacacatttttgtacagaaaccactgaaagaaaaacaaagaccatAGTACCTTTCTTTTGATATGCAAAATCACATTCTCGATAGTACGGTGCTTCTGGATCAGTGTCAGAGCTCTCTTTGGACCCAAACCAGCTATCTTGTCACAGTAGTCACAGCCCAGCAAAATACACAAGTCAACAAACTGGTGGAGAGgtggcagaaaaaaacatgagaagaAAAGATAATTCTGTTATAATAAAGTATAATAAATGCCTTCAAATCTCTCAGCAGCGTGCTTTAGAAGACATTTAAATCAATGTTTTAGTCTTACCTCCTTGTGAGTGATGTCGAGTTTCTCTAACAGCTTGGATAAAGAATATTCAACAACTTCACTGTAAAGAAGGAGATCAACATTAGATCACTTTAGAGATCAGTCTAGAAATGATCcacaatgaaagaaaacagttcTGGGTGTGTGAGACAGTGAAGGATTCAAAGTGAATTCACTCATAAGCTACATATTGCTAATGTTGTGTTgtatgcagctcatttttgtccAACCTGCTATATTAACAATGCTTCCAGTAGATTTTCATTCACACTGAAACTAAGGGACACCAGTCAGTGGCTGCTTGTAAAGGAGGAAAACACACTCAACAACCTAAGAACCTACAGCTTTGAAAAATTGGTATCAATTTAGATTGTGGATGATTTGTAATAAATGGACTACAACATGTAAAAAGCCAGTGCAATCCTTTACGCAAAACACATTAACTGCACAGTTCTTACCTGTGCCTCTTGGCATTCAGCTGGCGAATAAGAGTACTGGCTCCAAACGGGAGTGTGTCCATGTCCTCTGATGCTACAGCATCCACAGTCCCCACCCTCACCAGCCAGGCGCACAGTGCCTCAGCATCCGCTGGAGCCTGGAGCacaagacagagacaaagagagaaaaagaggggagaAATAAGTGAACATGTAggaaatatgaacaaatataaAGTATGGATTTTATGTGTAGGTTGTACCTGGATGACGGGTACACCCAGAAGCTTCAGGAGCTGGAGGCAGTCTTTGGTTAGGGATGATGCTGTGTGCAGCACAAAAGAGGATACACACTGCATGTCAGGAATACATTCAAAAACTAATGAAATGTGCTTTCGgttatcatttacattttctttgtggTCGTACCTGCCCCTGATCGGTTGGGAGCGCACCAACCCGCTGCCTCAGCTCGTTTCTTAAGCTGCAGGAATAACAGGAGCTTCAATCAGGATGTGTTGCAGTGATTTGTTTCACACTACAAGTGTCTGCTGTCTCATACTGGTCAATCAAATTCACTTTCACTAGcttgtttttagatatttttgtCAATCGGCACATGTAAGGAGACCAGTTCTACTGAAATTAAGTGCAAATGAAGGAAAATTTCAGAATAATCTCTCTGACCtatgactgtttgttttgtatcGAGTTGAGCCAAAAGATACAGACTGAAGGTGTCACTTACAACAGCTGTCTTTTCCCAGGGAGGCTTTCCGTCAAACACAAAGACTGGCTTTATGTCATGTTCTAGGAAAGTGAGCGTGCGAAAGAAGACACCTAACAAGGGGCTACAGAGAAGAAATCAAGgacatattaaacaaacagtgcagacatacagatacactgGGTGACCAGAATAGAAATCCCTGTATAGTGAGAAATTagtgtttattttgagtcattgCTGACACTGAGTCAGAGAGGTCTTGACTCAACTCTATGTTGACTGTGGTTTGTGGTGGTGCTGTGTTGGATTGCAATATTTTATAAGGCACAAATTGAGTCAACACAGTAACTAAAGCAGCAGTCACAACAAAAACTCACACAAGATCCCCCACAGCGCCTCTTTGTCCCTGGAGCACAGCCAGAGGTGCCCTCCAATAGCACTGAAGCTagattaacttttatttatttatctttttttcctctttcttcctttggTTAGTTCTGTCTCCCCCTTATGCTTTACCTCCCCTCTTTCACACTAAAATCCAccaatacaaacaaacacacacctacctaAACACATGCATGCTACAATAAGGAAATCTAAGCCAAacgttttgccttttttgtttatttgttcgtTGGTTTGTTTGCTCTTTCGTTGTTCTTGTTACTCttgccttttttctctcttcttgtaTCAGTTTGTTTGAGTGTAGTTTTCCCTATTGTGTTGTGCTCCGTCATATGTTGCTTGTTTTCGTATaaaggaaaattaaaaattaaaaaagcaagGTTGTTGCAGAGCAGTTGTATCAGACTGCTTTGCACTGTACAcgtgtttctatttttatggACACCCAACACACTTGGATGGATAAGAGGAatcaatatatacagtacatatatatatatatactacactaattggaaaaaagagaaaaccgTGTGACACAATGAGccattctgtctgtttctccagACATGATGGCTCATCAAGGAACTGACCTTAGTGAAGGTGTCGCTGCACGGAACTGGTTCACAACAATAGATGTATCCAGGGCGATCACTTTTCCTGTGGAGTGAAAACAGCACCAACATCATCAGCATCAAACAGTACAATTTCCATTTAGTCATAAATGGCTTGTCCACCATTTACCACTTACCTGGCAGCAGATTAAAATACTCAATATAGTGTGAATGACGGCTTCAAAAGAGACTTTTTTcttgatgaaatgttttctaACAGATGTATTAATATGCTGTCAGTGATGCAGATCTATGTTAAACCTTTATTCTGGGCTTGACTTTGACTTCATTCTATTAAAAGGCACAAAACCAGCAGTAAACAGAGCTGGTTAGACAGACATGTCTTTTTACAGGTTCATGTAGCACTGTAACACTGTGAGATGAACAATTCTTCAGTgacaaaggttttattttagttgtgtTGCAATTAGTATTTAAATCATTAACTTAAGAAAAGTAGTAATACAACAGTACAAAAATACTCTATATATACACTCCCATATaacaagttaaagtcctgcagTCAAAATAGTACAGTACAGAAGTAAAATAAGGAactttaaagtgaaaaaaagtagTTCTGTGAAGTGTTGTTAAGTTAGTTCATTGATATTATGTGATTACTACTATTATCAATAGCAAGTAAGTAGCATTTTAATAGCTAATAAAGTTAGAGCCATTTAACTACGTGGGTAACTCTCATCCAAAGGTGATTATATGTTTAGTGtgtacaatatttcaaaattacaGTGTTCCCAGTTAACTATTAAAAGTTCAACGTAGCAGGAAATGGAAATACTCTtaagtacaagtatctcaaagTTGTATAAATGCAGTACAACAGTATGACATTTGTACTTTCCATCGATGCGTTTTAGTGGTTACATTTTACTGTGAGTCTCTTTTCatactttattttaaacattttcatcgCAGTGGTGTTTCTTCTGAAGATGTCTTGTTGTGTTGCAGCATCAATCACTGTTAGCTAAGTAGCTAATGGCTATATGCTAACGCTAACGATCATGTTAGCTGCAACCGCTTTGACATACagtttattttgtaaataaaacaaattgatGAAAAATGAGTCACCTGTGTAGTCACTGATATCCTTATAAGACACAGAACCAGGAGCATCTGAGCGGATCAAATCTGCCAGTTTGGTGATCCCCATTGTACTGACAGTACTACTGTGGCATTCATGTGCTATCGGAAAAATAGTTTTCGACTGAGAAAATTCAAGTGAACGCCCCCTCAAGTCGGGACAACTCGGAAAGTCGGCGAAAGTCTTAGTACACGACTTGCTGACAGTTGACGTCATATACGCAGCAACATGGCGGGCGAAAGGAAGTGTTTAGCTGAAGAAGAAACTTTTTCACTTATTCACGTATTGCATATCAATTTTTTTGCAATTTGTAATGTGGTATTAGGTTGTTGTTAGTTGCTGTCCACGCAGACTGACCCAGATCAGTTAGAAAAGTCTATTAGCGTTAACCCTGTTAACAACACTGCAAAATCTATGGTGGTTTTAGGGGATATGATGGTGCAGCAACAAGTCTGGGACAAGATACAACATATCTTTAATGTAGCATCCATTAGAAGAACGACCTCCCAACTCGGGAAATGGGACCACCCTAGCAGCACGTGAATGCAGCATAAGGGTTTTCTGTTGTAAGAATACTTCCAgaacaagaagaggaaaaaaaaaaaaaacaggtaacgTTTAGTCTTTTACCAGATTAATCGCCTTTTATGGAGGGCTTGTGGCATTAGAAATGGGTTTGAggtttaattaaaaagaaactaCCTCTctacaaagacagagagatgtcCAGACAGGTGCTGAGCTCCTCCTGATGTTGCTCTGTAGTCAACACAGCAGCAGGGGTCAGCATTGCACAGAGACATGGATCTGACAGAAAGTAACATCATCAACCATCATTTATTacagcaaaaatatttacaaacgacaaatgtattaatgtattacaaagaaagtaaaacatttaactTAAAACTCCAGCTTTGAGTGATAGGTACAGtgcttaacagaaaaaaaataaactgcaatATTTTGTTGATATGTGATAAATAAATCTCCATGAAATACATCATTATTCCAAAATAATGACATCAATATTTCATATACATATCCACCTATTACACATGATCATATACACAGTAGCTCTATGACTTGTATCACACTGTATGATGAATAAAACCACACAGTTCATGATAATGTCTCTTGTGGAAaaggtggggaaaaaaactctGGAAAGCAAGctcaaactgcaaaaacagcaTGGGAATACATCATACGATGACATCCTTGGAGTTCTTTTGCCACTTCATCAAGCTCATAATGAGTATCATTTATGGGTGGGAAGGGTGAAGGACAAAACTACATCACTTCAATAGGCTATTAGGGTACTGTACACACATGTTTTGGGTAATGCAGAACTCAGGGGACATTCAGGGTAAATATTATGGCATCTCTAGATTAAGTCATCTTACTTTGACACTTTTGAGAAGTAATTTATGACAAAACTGCTGAACTTCAAACAGACAAGACAGGTCAGGTCTGCGGCTTGGTCCTGTAACTGTAGCTCCAGCTCTGGGTTCCCAAAACATTTGCTGCTAAAGTAAATCCTTGTTTTCCCGTCTAATtattcttttcctcctctcgcTAAAAAGTCTCATATGTGTTACTGTgcaaaatgtgttgtttactcTCAAAAAGCCATACAATGGTTAGCATTACTGTAACatctgttgttgctgtgcaaAGGATTTTTCAGGTTTAAAAGTTGCACTCAGTAACAGCATCCTGGCTAATCCTGCCTCACAAAGTAAGTATAATACATTAGTGGGCGTCCGCaaatagagctgaaacaacatttttctagcagaaatgccaaaatattTGTTAAGTCGTTCCAGATTGTAAAAcatgaggatttgatgctttttttttttttggtcatgtgTGATACTACACATAGAGTatctgggttttggactgttagtcagataAAACATGCAATTTGAATACATCACCTTGGACTAGGGctgaaaaattaatttaaattttatcgAAATTGCAATATGGCCTACTGcaattaatataatatactaCTGCAATTAATATACTACTGcaattaatataaaatacaactgCAATTAATATTGCAGTAGTATCCATTAATATTCAgttagttgcaatctgcaacctcactgctagatgccagtAAATCTTActcactggtcctttaagacaACATCTTTGTTTCGTTCGGATCTccacaaaaaaatcacaccataatcattttaatatgtttttcaattaaaatgagaatagtGATGTAAATGTGATCAGTCCCTCTAATGTCGCAAATCATATCACAAttgcaatatca of Thunnus thynnus chromosome 12, fThuThy2.1, whole genome shotgun sequence contains these proteins:
- the zgc:110269 gene encoding probable flap endonuclease 1 homolog, with protein sequence MGITKLADLIRSDAPGSVSYKDISDYTGKVIALDTSIVVNQFRAATPSLSPLLGVFFRTLTFLEHDIKPVFVFDGKPPWEKTAVLKKRAEAAGWCAPNRSGAASSLTKDCLQLLKLLGVPVIQAPADAEALCAWLVRVGTVDAVASEDMDTLPFGASTLIRQLNAKRHSEVVEYSLSKLLEKLDITHKEFVDLCILLGCDYCDKIAGLGPKRALTLIQKHRTIENVILHIKRKTHPVPHFWKYKEARKLFLDQPQIEAPELIWTEPDEEALVQFFCQSKRGKEDRVRRRMEKFRQIRECKREEREKEKAAGRSRQTRMEDFFRVTRKREQPVDVADSSSSNRKRPKLK